Proteins from a genomic interval of Psychrobacter fulvigenes:
- a CDS encoding FAD-dependent monooxygenase produces MKNNHTLIIGSGIVGATLALKLAQAKMPVTLIDARPARDELGWQAVLSRRDARVYALSLASINLLKDVGAWQKIALSGRKADYSQMQVWQLNGMGELLFGDSESSTPELLGSMVEPAVIEYALSQRLSEDDVSDYLTVIAGQKVVDMDWLGTEQGYRVTLEEGAVIDARLLVGADGRGSFVRQQAGIELDTLDYKQTAICCAIQTDKPHRATARQAMLPTGTLALLPLADITDEDKANPQHWQSIVWTLPRNQALALLEETPRYIADKLAAASNYELGAIRDIESIASFPLAAQQAKSYVADNLVLIGDAAHGVHPLAGQGLNLGMLDVKALSEQLTHDYARSGNKLWGTNQTLRSYERLRRPHNSMMMHSFSALNWLFAGSLAQMRPIQQLRNEGMYRVSKIKPLMRLFAKQASGV; encoded by the coding sequence ATGAAAAACAACCATACGCTCATTATTGGCAGCGGTATCGTCGGTGCGACGCTGGCTCTAAAACTGGCGCAAGCCAAAATGCCCGTGACTTTGATTGATGCACGGCCTGCACGTGATGAGTTAGGGTGGCAAGCAGTACTAAGCAGGCGCGATGCCCGTGTTTATGCGCTTAGCCTAGCCAGTATAAACTTACTCAAAGACGTGGGCGCTTGGCAAAAGATTGCGCTATCTGGGCGTAAGGCCGACTATTCACAAATGCAGGTATGGCAACTGAACGGTATGGGCGAGCTATTATTTGGTGATAGTGAAAGCAGTACGCCAGAACTGCTTGGGAGCATGGTTGAGCCTGCAGTTATTGAGTATGCATTATCGCAGCGTCTCTCTGAGGATGATGTCAGTGACTATCTGACCGTCATCGCTGGGCAAAAAGTAGTCGATATGGATTGGTTGGGGACAGAACAAGGCTACCGCGTGACGTTAGAGGAGGGTGCGGTTATTGATGCGCGTCTGTTAGTCGGTGCGGATGGCCGCGGCTCGTTTGTGCGCCAGCAGGCAGGAATTGAGCTGGATACGCTTGATTATAAGCAAACGGCGATTTGTTGTGCCATTCAAACCGACAAGCCGCACCGAGCGACTGCTCGGCAAGCCATGCTACCTACTGGGACGCTAGCGTTATTACCGTTAGCCGATATCACTGATGAGGACAAGGCCAATCCACAACATTGGCAGTCGATTGTATGGACACTGCCACGCAACCAAGCATTGGCATTGTTGGAAGAAACGCCGCGCTATATCGCTGATAAATTGGCTGCTGCCAGCAATTATGAGCTGGGTGCTATCCGCGACATTGAATCAATCGCCAGCTTTCCATTAGCAGCGCAGCAAGCAAAAAGCTACGTCGCGGATAACTTAGTATTAATCGGTGATGCGGCACATGGCGTGCATCCGCTGGCAGGTCAGGGGCTGAATTTGGGCATGCTCGATGTGAAGGCATTAAGTGAACAACTCACCCATGACTATGCGCGCAGTGGCAACAAACTGTGGGGTACGAACCAAACCTTGCGTAGCTATGAGCGTCTGCGTCGTCCGCATAATAGCATGATGATGCACAGTTTTTCGGCGCTTAATTGGCTGTTTGCAGGCTCGCTTGCTCAAATGCGTCCCATCCAACAACTTCGCAATGAAGGTATGTATCGCGTCAGCAAAATTAAACCCTTGATGCGCCTGTTTGCCAAGCAGGCAAGTGGGGTCTAG